One Erythrobacter sp. SDW2 genomic region harbors:
- a CDS encoding biopolymer transporter ExbD, with the protein MRRRKLYFTRLPKTTTGEMNMTPLIDVLLVLIVMLILTVPVMTHSTQVELPAAGDAPLAVVDRNAVTIDAQDRLFWNGQPVSHEVLGAQLTAAAARPDQPEVRFEPAAAASYDRSAKTIALIKDSGIRKFAFVGNERYGTLDK; encoded by the coding sequence ATGAGACGCCGCAAGCTCTATTTCACCCGCCTGCCCAAGACCACGACCGGCGAGATGAACATGACCCCGCTGATCGATGTGCTGCTAGTCCTGATCGTGATGCTGATCCTGACCGTCCCCGTGATGACCCACTCGACACAGGTCGAATTGCCGGCGGCAGGCGATGCGCCCCTTGCGGTGGTCGATCGCAACGCCGTGACCATCGATGCCCAGGACCGGTTGTTCTGGAACGGCCAGCCGGTTTCGCACGAGGTTCTCGGAGCCCAGTTGACAGCCGCCGCTGCCCGGCCCGACCAACCCGAAGTCCGCTTCGAGCCCGCAGCGGCCGCCAGCTACGACCGCTCCGCCAAGACCATCGCCCTCATCAAGGACTCGGGCATCCGGAAATTCGCCTTCGTGGGTAACGAACGGTACGGAACACTCGACAAGTAA
- a CDS encoding homoserine dehydrogenase translates to MIDPAKPAAPSAPLRLAIAGLGTVGAGVIRLLEQNRALVEARAGRPIEVVAVSARDRGRDRGIDLSAYRWDDDMARLAAGDDVDVVVELVGGSDGPALALARDTLGRGKGLVTANKAMIAHHGMELARLAEDGGAALRFEAAVAGGIPVVKGLREGAAANAVQRVYGILNGTCNYILTTMEASGADFGETLAEAQRLGFAEADPAFDIDGVDAAHKLAILAALAFGAEIDFASVEIEGIRRVRAVDIAQADALGYVIRLIGVGDVEEGEGGPKLLQRVRPCLVAKDHPLAPITGPTNAVAVEGNFSGRLLFQGAGAGDGPTASAVVADLIDLARGDTARPFSVPAASLAAMPKADSGARESRSYIRFMVADRPGVLAEIAAAMRDAGVSIQSLIQEGEANGKDGVLVAMVTHTGPVRNVRAAVALLEGSDSLVEEPLVMPILRS, encoded by the coding sequence ATGATCGACCCGGCCAAACCCGCAGCCCCCAGTGCGCCATTGCGCCTAGCCATCGCCGGTCTCGGCACGGTCGGCGCAGGGGTTATCCGCCTGCTGGAACAGAACCGAGCCCTGGTGGAAGCCCGGGCCGGACGCCCGATCGAAGTCGTGGCGGTCAGCGCGCGCGACCGGGGGCGCGATCGCGGGATCGACCTTTCGGCCTATCGCTGGGACGACGACATGGCGCGGCTGGCGGCCGGCGACGATGTCGATGTGGTGGTGGAACTGGTCGGCGGCTCGGACGGGCCCGCTCTGGCACTGGCGCGCGACACGCTGGGGCGCGGCAAGGGGCTGGTCACCGCCAACAAGGCGATGATCGCGCATCACGGAATGGAGCTCGCCCGCTTGGCCGAGGATGGCGGCGCTGCGCTGCGGTTCGAGGCGGCCGTCGCGGGCGGGATCCCGGTGGTCAAGGGCCTGCGCGAAGGGGCTGCGGCCAATGCTGTCCAGCGGGTCTATGGCATTCTCAACGGCACCTGCAATTACATCCTCACCACCATGGAGGCGAGCGGCGCGGACTTCGGCGAAACGCTGGCCGAAGCGCAGCGGCTGGGCTTTGCCGAAGCCGATCCGGCGTTCGACATCGACGGGGTCGATGCCGCGCACAAGCTGGCGATCCTGGCCGCGCTGGCGTTTGGCGCCGAGATCGATTTCGCCAGTGTCGAGATCGAAGGGATCCGCCGGGTCCGCGCGGTCGATATCGCCCAGGCTGATGCGCTGGGCTATGTCATCCGCCTGATCGGTGTCGGCGACGTCGAGGAAGGCGAGGGCGGCCCGAAGCTGCTCCAGCGTGTTCGCCCGTGCCTTGTCGCCAAGGACCACCCGCTCGCGCCGATCACCGGACCGACCAACGCGGTGGCGGTCGAAGGCAATTTCTCCGGTCGCCTGCTGTTCCAGGGGGCGGGTGCGGGCGACGGCCCTACCGCCAGCGCCGTCGTGGCCGACCTGATCGATCTGGCGCGGGGCGATACCGCCAGGCCTTTCTCCGTCCCTGCCGCCTCGCTCGCCGCCATGCCCAAGGCCGATTCCGGCGCCCGCGAGAGCCGCAGCTATATCCGCTTCATGGTGGCCGACCGGCCCGGCGTGCTGGCCGAGATCGCCGCCGCCATGCGCGATGCAGGGGTTTCGATCCAGAGCCTCATCCAGGAGGGTGAAGCGAACGGCAAGGACGGCGTGCTGGTGGCCATGGTCACCCACACCGGCCCGGTGCGCAATGTCCGCGCAGCCGTGGCACTGCTGGAGGGCTCCGACAGCCTCGTCGAAGAGCCTCTGGTAATGCCGATCCTGCGCAGCTAG
- a CDS encoding ligase-associated DNA damage response DEXH box helicase, producing MKVSVPPEIERWFAGRGWRVRRHQAEMLAAADSGRHALLVADTGAGKTLGGFLPTLADFCPSRLGGKALPDGLHTLYVSPLKALAHDVQRNLLTPVEEMGLPIRIETRSGDTPSDRKKRQRAKPPHVLLTTPESLSLLLSYPDSIELFSGLERIVIDEVHAFATGKRGDLLALSLSRLQAIAPELQRVALSATLANPEGFREWLAPWGDIDSVALVEGEAGAPAEVEILLPDEERVPWGGHAGTWAVPQVYETIRKNRTTLIFTNTRFLAEYLFQQLWDINDDLLPIGIHHGSLSKEARRKVEGAMARGELRALVATASLDLGVDWGDIDCVVQMGAPKGSSRLLQRIGRANHRLDQPSRALLVPGNRFEFLEAQAAKDAVDQGQRDGEAFRPGGLDVLAQHVMACACAAPFAEAELLAEVRSSLSYAWVDEVVWQRVLNFVATGGYALKAYDKFRRIVRDRAGVWRLAHPELAAKHRLNAGIILDSEMLEVRFRNGRSLGKVEERFAASLRPGDTFAFAGQALEVEQLRDMEIVVRATAKSAMIPSYGGARMPLTTHLADRVRAMLVDRAGWARFPDDVREWLEVQDWRSRMPGPDRLLVESFPHAQKHYTVYYTFTGWNANQSLGMLITQRMEARGLMPGGFVANDYSLAVWGLKPVTDPAPLLSPDILAHEFVEWVQDSYLLKRSFREVAVIGGLVERQQPGKRKSGRQVTFSTDLIYDVLRKYEPDHVLLEAAWADARERLTDIGRLQDLLARSEHQLEHVTLERVSPLAVPVMVMIGRESMPQGSVDDELLLEAESLASAAMRVDDPLG from the coding sequence ATGAAGGTGTCCGTTCCACCCGAAATCGAACGCTGGTTTGCCGGCCGCGGGTGGCGTGTGCGGCGGCACCAGGCGGAAATGCTGGCAGCGGCGGACAGCGGCCGACACGCTTTGCTGGTGGCGGATACCGGCGCGGGCAAGACCCTGGGCGGGTTCCTGCCGACGCTGGCGGATTTCTGCCCCTCCCGGTTGGGTGGCAAGGCGTTGCCGGATGGTCTGCACACGCTCTACGTCTCGCCGCTGAAGGCGCTGGCGCATGATGTGCAGCGCAATCTCCTCACGCCCGTGGAGGAAATGGGACTGCCGATCCGGATCGAGACCCGCAGCGGCGATACCCCGTCGGACCGCAAGAAACGCCAGCGGGCCAAGCCGCCGCATGTGCTGCTTACGACCCCGGAAAGCCTGTCGCTGCTGTTGAGCTATCCCGACAGTATCGAGCTCTTTTCGGGTCTCGAACGCATCGTGATAGACGAGGTCCACGCCTTCGCCACCGGCAAGCGCGGCGACCTGCTGGCGCTCAGCCTCTCTCGGTTGCAGGCCATAGCGCCGGAGCTGCAGCGAGTGGCCTTGTCGGCAACGCTCGCCAATCCCGAGGGATTCCGTGAATGGCTCGCCCCATGGGGCGATATCGACAGCGTTGCCTTGGTCGAGGGCGAAGCCGGTGCGCCGGCCGAAGTCGAGATCCTCCTGCCTGACGAGGAACGGGTACCGTGGGGCGGGCACGCCGGGACCTGGGCCGTGCCGCAGGTCTACGAGACGATCCGCAAGAACCGCACGACGCTGATTTTCACCAACACGCGCTTCCTGGCGGAATATCTGTTCCAGCAATTGTGGGACATCAACGACGATCTGCTGCCCATCGGGATCCACCATGGCTCGCTCAGCAAGGAAGCCCGGCGCAAGGTCGAAGGCGCGATGGCGCGGGGCGAGTTGCGGGCACTGGTCGCGACGGCGAGCCTCGATCTGGGGGTCGACTGGGGCGATATCGACTGCGTGGTGCAGATGGGCGCTCCGAAGGGCTCATCGCGCCTGCTCCAGCGGATCGGGCGGGCCAACCACCGGCTCGACCAGCCGAGCCGCGCGCTGCTGGTGCCGGGCAACCGGTTCGAATTCCTCGAGGCCCAGGCGGCCAAGGATGCGGTCGACCAGGGCCAGCGCGATGGCGAGGCGTTCCGGCCCGGCGGGCTCGATGTGCTGGCGCAGCATGTCATGGCCTGCGCCTGTGCCGCGCCTTTTGCCGAAGCCGAACTCCTGGCGGAGGTGCGATCGTCTTTGTCCTATGCCTGGGTCGACGAAGTGGTGTGGCAGCGGGTGCTCAATTTCGTCGCCACCGGGGGCTATGCGCTCAAGGCGTATGACAAGTTCCGCCGCATCGTCCGCGACAGGGCAGGCGTATGGCGGCTGGCGCATCCCGAACTGGCGGCCAAGCACCGGCTCAACGCGGGGATCATCCTCGATTCCGAAATGCTGGAAGTGCGTTTCCGCAATGGCCGCTCATTGGGCAAGGTGGAGGAACGCTTCGCCGCTTCGCTGCGGCCTGGTGACACCTTCGCCTTTGCCGGGCAGGCGCTTGAGGTCGAGCAGCTGCGCGACATGGAAATCGTGGTGCGGGCGACCGCCAAGTCGGCGATGATCCCCAGCTATGGCGGCGCGCGCATGCCGCTGACGACGCATCTGGCCGACCGGGTGCGGGCGATGCTGGTCGATCGTGCGGGTTGGGCGCGTTTCCCGGATGACGTGCGCGAATGGCTGGAAGTGCAGGACTGGCGCAGCCGGATGCCGGGGCCGGACAGGTTGCTGGTGGAGAGCTTCCCCCACGCTCAGAAGCACTACACGGTGTACTACACCTTCACCGGGTGGAACGCGAACCAGTCGTTGGGCATGCTGATCACCCAGCGGATGGAAGCGCGCGGCCTAATGCCGGGCGGGTTCGTCGCCAACGACTATTCGCTGGCGGTCTGGGGGCTGAAACCCGTCACCGATCCCGCGCCACTGCTCTCGCCGGACATTCTGGCGCATGAGTTCGTCGAATGGGTGCAGGACAGCTACCTGCTCAAGCGTTCGTTCCGCGAAGTGGCCGTGATCGGCGGCCTGGTCGAGCGCCAGCAGCCCGGAAAGCGCAAGAGCGGGCGGCAAGTCACCTTCTCGACCGACCTGATTTACGATGTGCTGCGGAAGTACGAGCCCGACCATGTCCTGCTCGAAGCCGCCTGGGCCGATGCGCGCGAGCGGTTGACCGATATCGGTCGGTTGCAGGACCTGCTTGCGCGTTCGGAGCACCAGCTGGAACATGTCACCCTGGAGCGGGTCAGTCCGCTGGCGGTCCCGGTGATGGTGATGATCGGCCGGGAGAGCATGCCGCAGGGTTCGGTCGATGACGAACTGCTGCTCGAAGCCGAGAGTCTCGCCAGCGCCGCGATGCGGGTGGACGATCCTCTCGGCTAA
- a CDS encoding biopolymer transporter ExbD — protein sequence MAMSGGKDDGMPMTDMNMTPLIDVLLVLLIMFIITIPVATHSVDIDLPSPNPNPPPPDAIDPVKNKIVLTQQNEILWNGAVVDQSTLVTYLNETRGMDPEPELQFEPEGQASYDLSAKVLQIIKGSGVTKFGFVGNEQFGSFGKDASAPAFNGGAQ from the coding sequence ATGGCAATGTCAGGTGGCAAAGACGATGGCATGCCGATGACCGACATGAACATGACGCCGTTGATCGACGTCCTGCTCGTGCTGCTCATCATGTTCATCATCACCATCCCGGTCGCGACCCACTCGGTCGACATCGACCTGCCGAGCCCGAACCCCAATCCGCCGCCGCCCGACGCGATCGATCCGGTCAAGAACAAGATCGTTCTCACCCAGCAGAACGAAATCCTGTGGAACGGGGCCGTGGTCGACCAGAGCACCCTTGTCACGTATCTCAACGAGACCAGGGGCATGGATCCCGAACCCGAACTGCAGTTCGAACCGGAAGGCCAGGCCAGCTATGACCTGTCGGCCAAGGTGCTGCAGATCATCAAGGGCTCCGGCGTGACCAAGTTCGGATTTGTCGGCAACGAACAGTTCGGCTCATTCGGCAAGGATGCCAGTGCACCGGCCTTCAACGGCGGCGCTCAGTAA
- a CDS encoding MotA/TolQ/ExbB proton channel family protein translates to MIIELLTAAAADGAPKTEFGFMEAMEQGGVIAWSILGVLVIMSVGSFYILITKLLEQNKIMKQYKTQVPGFWRAPTLRDGVTKLEKNSAWRQVVDDAIAADESHAKMTDKLEAHDWLHGSLQRSEDLINAKLAGGLSFLASVGSTAPFVGLLGTVIGIYRALINIGLAGSASIDKVAGPVGEALIMTAIGLLVAVPAVLGYNWLQARNKRIAEHLTGFSTDLLANLNSNGAIKPAVPAAPAAKSAAKPAAPATTAGGVPVKK, encoded by the coding sequence ATGATTATCGAACTTCTTACTGCCGCCGCGGCCGACGGTGCGCCCAAGACCGAATTCGGCTTCATGGAAGCCATGGAACAGGGCGGCGTCATCGCCTGGTCGATCCTTGGCGTGCTCGTCATCATGTCGGTTGGCTCGTTCTACATCCTGATCACCAAGCTGCTCGAGCAGAACAAGATCATGAAGCAGTACAAGACCCAGGTGCCCGGCTTCTGGCGTGCCCCCACCCTGCGTGACGGCGTTACCAAGCTCGAAAAGAACAGCGCCTGGCGCCAGGTCGTCGACGATGCCATCGCCGCCGACGAAAGCCACGCCAAGATGACCGACAAGCTCGAAGCCCACGACTGGCTCCACGGTTCGCTGCAGCGCTCGGAAGACCTCATCAACGCCAAGCTGGCCGGCGGTCTGTCGTTCCTCGCATCGGTCGGCTCGACCGCACCGTTCGTCGGTCTGCTCGGTACCGTTATCGGGATCTACCGTGCGCTGATCAACATCGGTCTCGCCGGTTCGGCCTCGATCGACAAGGTTGCGGGCCCGGTCGGTGAGGCGCTGATCATGACCGCCATCGGTCTGCTGGTCGCTGTGCCTGCCGTTCTCGGTTACAACTGGCTGCAGGCCCGCAACAAGCGGATCGCCGAGCACCTGACCGGTTTCTCGACCGACCTGCTCGCCAACCTCAACTCGAACGGCGCCATCAAGCCGGCCGTGCCTGCCGCACCGGCTGCCAAGTCGGCTGCCAAGCCGGCTGCTCCGGCGACCACTGCCGGCGGCGTCCCGGTCAAGAAGTAA
- the glpX gene encoding class II fructose-bisphosphatase, with protein sequence MNTVTADLRQESELDRVLVLEMVRVTEAAAIAASALIGRGDEKAADAAAVEAMRKAFDKLYMDGTVVIGEGERDEAPMLYIGEKVGGAPGKGPKIDIALDPLEGTTITAKAGPNALAVLAAAEEGNLLNAPDTYMDKLAVGPGYPDGIIDLAKSPTENVRAVAEAKGVEPSQINVCVLDRPRHSALIEELRALGCGVVLIGDGDVAGVIAVTDPDTTIDMYMGQGGAPEGVLAAAALRCVGGQFNGRLVFRNDDEKARARKWGIPDSEFDRIYKLEELAKGDCIFAATGVTSGSLLDGVKRRRDGVLTTDSVVMRASSGTVRWIKGEHRI encoded by the coding sequence ATGAACACTGTTACCGCCGACCTGCGCCAGGAAAGCGAACTCGACCGCGTCCTCGTACTGGAAATGGTTCGCGTCACCGAAGCCGCTGCCATTGCCGCCTCAGCCCTGATCGGACGCGGCGACGAAAAGGCCGCCGATGCTGCCGCGGTCGAGGCGATGCGCAAGGCGTTCGACAAGCTCTACATGGACGGCACTGTGGTGATCGGCGAGGGCGAGCGCGACGAAGCGCCGATGCTCTATATCGGCGAGAAGGTCGGCGGCGCACCGGGCAAGGGGCCCAAGATCGACATTGCGCTCGATCCGCTCGAAGGCACCACCATTACCGCCAAGGCCGGGCCCAACGCGCTCGCCGTGCTGGCGGCGGCGGAAGAGGGCAACCTGCTCAATGCGCCCGACACCTATATGGACAAGCTCGCCGTCGGCCCGGGCTACCCGGACGGGATCATCGACCTGGCCAAGTCGCCGACCGAAAACGTGCGCGCGGTGGCCGAAGCCAAGGGCGTCGAGCCTTCGCAGATCAATGTCTGCGTGCTCGACCGGCCGCGCCATTCGGCGCTGATCGAGGAGCTGCGCGCGCTTGGTTGCGGCGTGGTGTTGATCGGCGACGGAGATGTCGCGGGTGTGATCGCCGTGACGGACCCTGACACCACCATCGACATGTACATGGGCCAGGGCGGTGCGCCCGAGGGTGTGCTGGCCGCCGCGGCGCTGCGCTGCGTCGGCGGACAGTTCAACGGACGCCTCGTTTTCCGCAACGACGACGAAAAAGCCCGTGCCCGCAAATGGGGCATCCCCGACAGCGAGTTCGACCGCATCTACAAGCTCGAGGAACTGGCCAAGGGCGACTGCATCTTTGCCGCCACCGGGGTGACGTCCGGCTCGCTGCTCGACGGGGTCAAGCGCCGCCGCGACGGTGTGCTGACCACCGACAGCGTGGTGATGCGGGCATCGTCGGGAACCGTGCGCTGGATCAAGGGCGAACACCGGATTTAG
- a CDS encoding energy transducer TonB: MAYADQQMSGNRMIAIVLVALLHVAIGYTLVTGLAYEAAKAVVERVTTIDVEEPEPEEEPPPPPEEIPETAPPPVVVPPSPFNLKPDNQLDDTTDKEVERDERVDPFAGKQTCADGRVIDKTASCGPTTKTCPGGQVIPVNATCPPVKPRVQPKPPTPRGNAGRWVTQNDYPSRALREEQQGITTVRITVDARGEPTGCTVTGSSGSGLLDDATCKNMMRRARFNPATDGEGKPTSGTYTQSVKWEIPQ, encoded by the coding sequence ATGGCCTACGCTGACCAACAGATGAGCGGCAATCGGATGATTGCCATCGTCCTAGTTGCTCTCCTTCACGTTGCAATCGGCTATACCCTCGTCACCGGTCTTGCCTACGAGGCGGCGAAAGCCGTCGTCGAACGGGTTACGACCATCGACGTGGAAGAGCCCGAGCCTGAGGAAGAGCCCCCGCCCCCGCCCGAGGAAATCCCCGAAACGGCACCGCCGCCGGTCGTGGTTCCTCCGAGCCCGTTCAACCTCAAGCCGGACAACCAGCTCGACGATACGACGGACAAAGAGGTTGAACGCGATGAACGGGTTGACCCGTTTGCCGGCAAGCAGACATGCGCCGACGGTCGGGTAATCGACAAGACCGCCTCCTGCGGTCCGACGACCAAGACATGCCCCGGTGGCCAGGTCATTCCGGTCAATGCGACCTGCCCTCCCGTCAAGCCGCGTGTTCAGCCCAAGCCGCCAACGCCCAGGGGCAATGCCGGCCGCTGGGTGACCCAGAATGACTATCCTTCGCGCGCCCTGCGTGAAGAACAGCAGGGGATCACCACCGTCCGAATCACGGTTGACGCCAGAGGTGAGCCGACGGGTTGCACCGTGACCGGTTCAAGCGGTTCGGGCCTGCTCGATGATGCGACGTGCAAGAACATGATGCGTCGCGCCCGCTTCAACCCCGCGACCGATGGAGAAGGCAAGCCGACCTCCGGCACCTATACCCAGTCGGTCAAGTGGGAAATCCCGCAATAA
- a CDS encoding DUF2059 domain-containing protein, with translation MLRKVLLAPLAGALVLAAVPAVAQDGDEPMVEQSIQIADTDTDTDAPEETAPNPFAMLAGMFAVEPLTPEQEARLPQATAIISKLVPEGSLGEMMGKTFDNFIKPFGDLPKSSAVERAANGIGVSQYDLELTDEQAQEIADMFDPAYEEREAREMALLPEMMNTMMTAMEPPMRKAMAELYAINFTGAELSDIDAFFSTPTGAIYARKSFTMASDPRIVAASMEALPALLGPIGSMEEKAKAATADLPPARAFAELTARERARITALTGFSAEEIEEWLSMRDTMEAVEWDSEAVTTGDASDSVED, from the coding sequence ATGCTGCGTAAAGTTCTTCTGGCGCCGCTGGCTGGCGCATTGGTTCTCGCTGCTGTTCCGGCGGTGGCGCAGGACGGTGACGAACCGATGGTCGAACAGAGCATTCAAATTGCCGACACCGACACCGACACCGATGCACCTGAAGAAACTGCTCCCAATCCCTTCGCCATGCTTGCCGGGATGTTCGCGGTCGAACCCCTGACGCCAGAGCAGGAGGCCCGTTTGCCGCAAGCCACTGCCATAATCTCCAAGCTGGTTCCCGAAGGGTCGCTCGGTGAAATGATGGGCAAGACCTTCGACAATTTCATCAAGCCTTTTGGCGACCTGCCGAAATCCTCGGCGGTCGAGCGGGCGGCCAACGGCATCGGTGTCAGCCAGTACGACCTCGAACTCACCGACGAGCAGGCGCAGGAAATCGCCGACATGTTCGATCCCGCCTACGAGGAACGCGAAGCGCGCGAAATGGCGCTGCTGCCGGAAATGATGAACACCATGATGACGGCGATGGAGCCGCCCATGCGCAAGGCCATGGCGGAACTCTACGCCATCAATTTCACCGGGGCCGAACTGAGCGACATCGATGCCTTCTTTTCGACCCCGACAGGCGCGATCTATGCTCGCAAGTCCTTCACCATGGCGAGCGATCCGCGCATCGTTGCCGCTTCGATGGAGGCTCTCCCTGCGCTGCTTGGCCCGATCGGCAGTATGGAAGAAAAGGCCAAGGCCGCCACGGCCGATCTTCCGCCGGCACGGGCCTTCGCGGAGCTGACAGCAAGGGAACGTGCCCGCATCACGGCTCTGACGGGTTTCTCGGCCGAGGAGATCGAGGAATGGCTGTCGATGCGCGACACGATGGAGGCGGTCGAATGGGATTCCGAGGCCGTGACGACAGGCGATGCTTCGGATTCGGTCGAAGACTAA
- a CDS encoding ribose-phosphate pyrophosphokinase, with the protein MKIMSGNSNLPLARAIAAYLEIPLTDASVRRFADEEIFVEIHENVRGEDVFLVQSTSFPANDNLMELLIGIDALRRASAKRITAVVPYFGYARQDRKPGPRTPISAKLVANLITEAGADRVLAVDLHAGQIQGFFDIPTDNLYAAPTMAADIQARYGERELMVVSPDVGGVVRARALAKRLDNAPLAIVDKRRDRPGESEVMNIIGEVRGRHCILIDDIVDSGGTLCNAAQALLDQGAATVAAYITHGVLSGGAVARVEGSALTELVITDTIGATDAVTDAKKIRTLTIAPLIGEAVRRIADESSVSSLFD; encoded by the coding sequence ATGAAGATCATGTCCGGCAACTCGAACCTGCCGCTGGCCCGGGCGATTGCCGCCTATCTCGAAATCCCGCTGACCGATGCCAGCGTGCGACGCTTTGCCGACGAGGAAATCTTCGTCGAGATCCACGAGAATGTCCGCGGCGAGGATGTGTTCCTGGTCCAGTCGACCAGCTTCCCGGCCAATGACAACCTCATGGAACTGCTGATCGGGATCGACGCGCTGCGCCGCGCCTCGGCCAAGCGGATCACGGCCGTGGTGCCATATTTCGGCTACGCCCGGCAGGATCGGAAGCCCGGCCCGCGCACGCCGATCTCGGCCAAGCTGGTCGCCAACCTCATCACCGAGGCCGGGGCCGATCGGGTGCTGGCGGTGGATCTCCACGCCGGGCAGATCCAGGGCTTCTTCGATATCCCGACCGACAACCTCTACGCCGCGCCGACCATGGCCGCGGACATCCAGGCGCGTTACGGCGAGCGCGAGCTGATGGTCGTCAGCCCCGACGTCGGCGGCGTGGTTCGCGCCCGCGCGCTGGCCAAGCGGCTCGACAATGCCCCGCTCGCGATCGTCGACAAGCGCCGCGATCGCCCGGGCGAGAGCGAGGTCATGAACATCATCGGCGAGGTCAGGGGCCGCCACTGCATCCTGATCGACGACATCGTCGATTCTGGCGGGACGCTGTGCAATGCGGCGCAGGCCTTGCTCGACCAGGGGGCGGCCACGGTTGCGGCCTATATCACGCACGGCGTGCTGTCGGGCGGCGCGGTGGCCAGGGTGGAAGGTTCGGCGCTGACCGAGCTGGTCATCACCGACACCATCGGCGCGACCGATGCTGTGACCGATGCCAAGAAGATCCGCACGCTCACCATCGCCCCGCTGATCGGCGAGGCTGTGCGCCGGATTGCCGACGAGAGTTCGGTCTCGAGCCTGTTCGACTGA
- a CDS encoding helix-turn-helix domain-containing protein: MGFEQPRGRTRKAGSQHDTTRDGQAISFNRPPRESLRPWVSHIYGIRMVAPEMAIISCGIFSDSPMLRVLLDGDWHADDADGSHLFHRQALFFGPQSRRMPVSVRGSFATVGLALKPGACHALGGPSAESIMDRILPYPALGWDEAALMDRFDPAADVAQWMDALEDCMEALVAQAGGKPPNRTTERFYRLAFEDPSLTVTACADRLAVDKRKLERVSKRDFGLSPKQVLRRARALDMAAHLRGVADLAEAQELALRYFDQSHLIRDFSAMFAMTPMQFVRTPQPLMTITLEARQARRLEALDRLEEGKRRPWQ, translated from the coding sequence ATGGGTTTCGAGCAGCCACGCGGCCGAACCCGCAAGGCGGGGTCGCAACACGACACCACCCGCGACGGGCAAGCGATCTCGTTCAATCGTCCACCGCGCGAGAGCCTGCGTCCGTGGGTCTCGCATATCTACGGCATCCGAATGGTCGCACCGGAGATGGCGATCATTTCCTGCGGCATATTCAGCGACAGCCCGATGCTGCGAGTGCTGCTCGATGGCGACTGGCATGCCGACGATGCCGACGGTTCGCACCTGTTCCACCGGCAAGCGCTGTTCTTCGGTCCCCAGAGCCGCCGCATGCCGGTCAGCGTGCGGGGCAGCTTCGCCACCGTCGGCCTCGCGCTCAAACCGGGGGCTTGCCATGCGCTGGGCGGGCCGAGCGCGGAATCGATAATGGACCGGATCCTGCCCTATCCCGCGCTGGGCTGGGACGAGGCTGCGCTGATGGACCGCTTCGACCCGGCGGCCGACGTGGCACAATGGATGGATGCGCTGGAAGATTGCATGGAGGCGCTGGTGGCCCAGGCGGGCGGCAAGCCGCCCAACCGCACGACCGAGCGGTTCTATCGGCTGGCGTTCGAGGATCCGAGCCTGACGGTTACCGCATGCGCCGACCGGCTGGCAGTCGACAAGCGCAAACTCGAACGCGTGTCAAAGCGCGATTTCGGCCTCAGCCCCAAGCAGGTATTGCGCCGCGCGCGGGCGCTCGACATGGCAGCGCATCTGCGCGGGGTGGCAGATCTGGCGGAGGCGCAGGAACTGGCGCTGCGCTATTTCGACCAGTCGCATCTGATCCGCGATTTCTCGGCCATGTTCGCGATGACCCCGATGCAGTTCGTCCGGACCCCTCAGCCACTGATGACAATCACGCTTGAGGCGCGCCAGGCCCGACGGCTGGAAGCTTTGGACCGGCTGGAAGAGGGCAAACGACGCCCCTGGCAGTGA
- a CDS encoding biopolymer transporter ExbD has translation MAISVGGGNETPMSDINTTPLVDVMLVLLIIFLIAVPVAIQTIEKLKIPVFESVESKDKVENLSLTVSTTDAAGRSAGTPGFEGAARDGECRVYFNNISPVTSDELFETAQKRLESIVERAGGEQAMLDNPELIPQVHIRGDQNAPWRCVAGTIYTVQRAGYPTVGFISNPVEP, from the coding sequence ATGGCGATTTCTGTAGGAGGCGGCAACGAGACGCCGATGTCCGACATCAACACCACCCCGCTGGTGGACGTGATGTTGGTTCTCCTGATCATCTTCCTGATCGCGGTCCCGGTCGCGATCCAGACCATCGAGAAGCTCAAGATCCCTGTCTTCGAATCGGTTGAATCGAAGGACAAGGTCGAGAACCTCTCGCTCACGGTCAGCACCACCGATGCCGCCGGCCGCAGTGCGGGCACTCCCGGCTTCGAAGGTGCGGCCCGCGACGGCGAATGCCGGGTCTACTTCAACAACATTTCGCCGGTGACTTCGGACGAACTGTTCGAAACCGCGCAAAAGCGGCTTGAATCGATCGTGGAACGGGCCGGCGGCGAGCAGGCGATGCTCGACAACCCCGAGCTCATTCCGCAGGTCCACATCCGCGGGGACCAAAATGCCCCGTGGCGCTGCGTGGCCGGCACCATCTACACTGTCCAGCGGGCGGGCTATCCCACCGTTGGCTTCATCTCCAACCCGGTCGAGCCCTAA